In Silurus meridionalis isolate SWU-2019-XX chromosome 7, ASM1480568v1, whole genome shotgun sequence, the genomic stretch aagcagATGCCGAACAGGACGTGTACAGGGTAAGTTTATTGAGGCTGTTCAGAGAATTACACAGTGGACCAGCTATAAACATTTACACTCGATTTTTGGATATATTTTTCTTAGGGAAAAGCTGAAATCACTAGCTAGGACTAGTTAGCTTgctaatatatgtatgtatgccgACCACAATAGTGTCTTCACGTCTAAATAATCACCtttagccaaaaaaaataatattaataaaacaaataatgaattaaaagtgTAGTTTACACTAAGTTTTAGTTTAACGGTAGATTTAGATTGATGATTTTATGAATGTAGCTAGCATGTTGCGCTTGATTAGCATTGGTAAGCCAGGCTGCTTACCTAGCGACAAGTTAACGCCGGGTAGTTAATCTGATGTTAACCAGTGTTGGTAGTCGTTAAGATaacatgttttaaataattaaactcGTTGCAATGTTGAACAATTTTATTAAACTTGGATTATGTGACTTGTGGAGGCTGAAACGGGTTTGCACGCCaggtatatactgtacatatatatatatcgctGTATATGCATTGTGACGCCAGTTTACTGTATGTTTCGATACAGAAGCAGAGAGAAAGTGAATATGTTGGTGATTTTCATTCACATGAATCAGTGGGTAAAACCTCAGCAACGGCGGCATGGAGACAGattttttgtgcattattttGCTATATTAATATGGCACAGGTGTGGAACCTGTTACCATATTACATTACTGCCTTACTGTTGATCTCAGCTTGGATCAGATACGGGTTTGTACTACAGCAGTAATAGAGAAGCCACCTGTTCAGAGAGATGAGATGGATATCTATGTGCATGCAGTGGCAAGAACTCAGTGGTTTTGCTTCACACTTTAAATCGTATTGGACACCGACCAGAAATAAGAAATTCACTAATATATTCAAGGATAAACCGATCTGACCTGCTGTTAAAGTATGATATTGAACTACCCTTTGTTTATTAGttgctttgtttattattagtggtcATACATGCATGATACATAGAATTAGGTGTTTGTTTAACGCAATACACAGAGGTCCTATATGAAGATTAATTGAAGAAATATTACACTGGTTTTTCAGTGGAGGTATTGaccttttaatattattattagtcacACTGTATACGTTGAttcatgtaaaacattttaaggcCTATGACTAAGCCTAACTAAGTGTTTGATAACGTGTTTTTAGTGCCATATTATATTATGATCCTCCAACAGTAAAATGCTAACTAGGTTTGTGCAGAACATCAAAAACATCaagttttgtttatatgcaacaaatgaGCTAAAAGCCTAAAACAGACACCGGACTGCGAATGCCTGGAAGAGGGTTcagtggacagatgagtccaaattgtACTTTTTTGGCAGAATAACTTGTGGACTGAGAACAAGAAAGACATTAGCCGGCTGCCTCACACCCAAGTTAAATCAAGTCAAGACGCTTTTATTGttttctaccatatatagctgacttAGTACAAAGTGAAAACCCACcctcaaacatggaggtgaaaggTAATggttggggttgttttggagcagggaaaaaTATTACACTTGAAAAAAATACttaaccaacatggcttctatgccatactttaacaccatgcaattccatctggactgggGCTAATTGGAACTTAACCATACAACAAGCGTTATTTCGAGAGCTGGAGAGCTGGCCTGCCCTGTCACCGCAAACATAAATCTTATAGAACTGCTGTGGCATGAACTGAAGATCAGAAAGAAATCGTTGTAATCATCAGTTAGTGAAGAATacttttggcaagttttacaagaggcatgacGAAGTATTTCAGCCAAATGTTTCGAGaaactgtgtgtttttaaaataaagtttaatatctgtatgtttatatattttttttaagtaaatcatcataccataccatatttatttttagtttgttgcatataaacgaaaaagaacatgcatatgtctctcaaaaatgataaaagactaggtgttgcCTAACTTTTGACATGCACGGTTTTTGTAATTGCTTCATGAATCTTGCATCATTTGCTGTCTTCCTGTTCATGACTTACATGAGTGTTGAAGCAATCCAAAAATAGTTAATATCATACATTTGAGAAtgggtttattatttaaaaaaatgttcagcatAATCAGGCAGAAAATCCTAGGATGTAAACCCAGCTTAAGGATATGGGTTGAAAACATTAAATagaaacctatttttttttgcaatatattGTGTGATATTTGCTGAATTATGAAAGTTAACTAGATAAAGttaaaacttttaaacattaaatctacGTTTAAAAGTGTCACCACATGACTACAgtgctgtgtatttgttttttgacAGGATTACTATTTAGGACGATGACCACATTCTGCTTGTAGAGGAAATGCAGAGGTAGAGCAAAAGAATGTAAAAAGAGATGGGAAAGATGGTGTGGAACTGTTGCCTGGGTGCCTCCACAGCTGTGCTGTATGGCTCCTTGGCCCTTTTTGTCTCAATTCTTCACAATGTCTTCCTGCTTTATTATGTGGAAACTTTTGTGTCCGTTTACAAGATAGACAAACTTTCCTTCTGGGTGGGAGAGGTGAGTTAGTTTGTTTTGTTGCGTATGTAGataatgcattattaattaatgcatgcattaaataaacaaaatgcattCTTTTATACCAAGATGAGTAATTTGGTCATTAAATGTTTCTGGCTTGCCCACACAGACTGTGTTCCTGATATGGAACAGCCTGAATGACCCCCTCTTTGGCTGGCTAAGTGACCGTGCTTTCCTTAGCACTCAGTAAGAAATTTCTTATTTGCTCTAAAAAGATAAATCTAGAATCTAGAGTACAACtgaacatttaaatgtttaaaacaacaGGAAAAACTTTAATTTGGGTTTTGTATGTTATGTATTTGTTTCATATCTCAGGTCTGGATCTCAGATCTCTTCACCTGAGGTTGTGTTGAAACGCCTGCAGTCTCTCTCAAGGAATGGGCCGCTTTTTGCTCTTTCCTTCCTGGCCTTCTGGGTGGCCTGGGCCCACCCTGGTCTGCAGTTCCTCATTTGCCTGTGCCTTTACGATGGTTTCCTCACACTGGTGGACCTCAACCACAACGCTCTGCTGGCCGACCTAGCCGTGTCTGCAAACGAACGCACACGCTTGAACTTCCATAGCTCCCTGTTCAGTGCACTGGGCTCACTTTCTGTCTTCCTGTCCTACTTCTTCTGGGACAAAGAGGATTTTTGGTCCTTCAGGCTTTTTTGTGTTGCGCTGTCTGCCCTGTCAGTGCTAGGCTTTGCGGTGGTATCCCGAATTCTGCGACACAGGTTCCAAACTGAGGTTCAGTCACTCAAGAAAGGAGAAAACGAATTGCTCAAAGAGTAGGTTCAGTTTAAATCTGCATTTTCTGCCAATGATGCATAAAAATACTTCTTATGTTGCTTAGATGTTGCCATGGTTCTGCCAAATGTcactttaatattcattcattaaaacagcatttatgaatctttcataaaaactgtttgGAAACTGCGTTTCACATTTATAGAATATAGATTTTTCCCCAACCTGAAATACTTTGTGTTTCACTCACAAGGAATGTGAAAGCTGCAGAATCCATTATATACAGTCTCCTTTTTCAAttttctaaaaaacaaacaggaaaaaaaagtcacttcTATATTTCTGTTACTTTACTCACTATCGTCATTGCTGTGGGGCTCATGTgctataataaaagtataaactcTGTCTTCTGAAACTGTAAGCAATTTAAaaagggcaaaaacaaaaggtaAAAACAGGACTTGGTCTGCCCCATCACCGAATACATGAGAAAAGGCTTCTCAAATTGCAGACCAGTCCCACAAGCCTCTGTTTGTGAGCAAAAAGAGACTAAAATTGCCTTTTCAATTGTGACTTCTTTCTCtcgtttttattattcttacaCTGTTTCTCTCAGATTGTCTGTTGGCCAGGCTCCTCTTGCTCAGACTGAGAAGCCCGTCACTCTAGGGGAGTATCTGAAGCAACTCTCCCGGCACAAAAATTTCATGTGGTTTGTTTCAATGAATTTGGTGCAGGTGAATATTGCTTTTGAATCcacaattttgtgttttgataTATTATTGGTTATGCATTTTAGAACTGCTTTATtcatcttttgctttttttatattgcattatttatccTAAGGTCTTTCACTGCCACTTCAACAGCaacttttttcctctgtttctgGAGCACCTATTATCAGACCGCATCTCTGCCTCCACTGGCTCTTTTCTGCTGGGTAAGAACATGTGACCCTACTGAAACATTTGCCCAAttaaaatactactaataaGACCTTAGCGTGATCCAGTTGTACATTTATAATCTTTTGGAATGTTTAATTTGGAAAAACAGGAATGGGTTATGGCAATTTTCTATTTTCATGAACTAATTTAAAAAGCTGTTACATAAACTCAGTATGTATCATAACTTTTGATGTCTTTTTCTGTTCAAAATTTACAGGAATCTCTTACATAGCTCCTCATGTCAACAACCTTTACTTTTTGACATTATGCCAAAAACTGGGTGTCTACCAAGTTGTTCGTGGTCTCTTTCTTTTGAAATTGGGCCTTAGTATAGCAATGCTGCTAGCAGGAGCAGACCAGGTCTACCTGCTTTGCTTATTTATTGCCAGGTAAGAGctcaacattacacacacttcaGGACAAAGCATGTTTTTCACATATGATCTAAAATGTCTTAAATATGCTTATTTTTAATCTGGATAtgtatgttttaatttattatttcagttGCTTGTATGTTTCTGTTGCATTATTGTATGTATGCGCTTGAAATATAAGAATCACAATAGATATAATTCCATAAAACTTTGGTTGGATAATCAgtgcacatttttaaaccatttagtATTATCAATATACTAGTTCAAATATTTTtgatataacaaaataatagaataaaagcTTGGCTATGCTTAAAATGCATGACTCCTTCTGTGCAGTAATCGAGTGTTTACTGAGGGGACCTGTAAGCTGTTAAATTTGGTAATCACAGACCTGGTTGACGAGGACTTTGTGTTGAACCGACGAAAACAAGCAGCCTCTGCACTGCTGTTTGGTATGGTTGCTTTAGTAACAAAGCCAGGCCAGACCTTTGCTCCTCTCATTGGCACCTGGctgctgtgtgtatatacaggtaTGTCTAAAAGAGTGTGTTCAGTTGGACATGTTTgaattgtgaaaagaaaaaaatgacactcCCTTTATCTTAAACTGACTTGTGAGGGTGGAATAATATGTCAGTTAAAGATGACCTTTTAATATAGATATACAATTGTCCAGTGTCCTGCTGTTCCTTAACAGGCTGATATATAGTAAACTATTCGgtaaatgtgatttttattgtttaagccatatATTATCCTTCCCcacactttaaacacagacagaaaacatttgcaagaatatagcgagaggaattttgtgtaaatttgtagaaatacagaacactgtatcacatttatagtgcttgtttattggttgtgTCCTATAACTTCAAAAAAGAGGCTGAGATAATGATACACCTCACCgcattctttactttcatttgcAAAATCTGATGGTGTATGTCTTTAACTCCGCCTTTTTTGACGTCagaggacacttcaaccaataaacaaacagaaaacctTTGGTTTTCTGAACTGAAATGCTACTCATTTCTAATGGCATGTATGTTGCCAAAGTAATTATattggttatatatatatatatatatatatatatatatatatatatatcggcACCCTTGCAATTTTGTCAGAAAATGCAACACCTCTCTCCGAAAATTGTTCcatttgcaaatgttttggtatTCACAtgcttattgtttttgtttgcactgtaacaacacaaaagaaacagaagaaaagtCAAACAAGAAATAAGATTTCATACAGAACTCAAAAATGGACTGGACAAAATGATTGGCACCTTgtcaaaattgaaaaaaaaaattgctttttaagCAGGTTCCTGTAATTTGTATTTAGACACACCTGTGGCAAGTAACAGGTGTGGGCAATATAGTAATCACACGTGCAACGAGTTCAAACGGAGAAACGTTAACTCaacctttgtgttgtgtgtcacACGGAgcaaggagaaaagaaagaagtgtaAAGAGTTGTCTGTGAATTTGAGAAAAAAGATTGTGGAAAAACATGGACAATCCAACAAAGTCCATCTCCAGAGAGCCATTGTGCGCAATATCATCAAGAGGTTCACAGCCCACGGCACTGTAACCTCTCTGGATGTAAACGGAAgatcaaaatgaatgaaaaattacaATGAAGTATTGTTCAAATACTGGATAAAGAACCCTGGTTAACTTCCAAACAAATTCAAGCTGATCTGCAGACACAGGATACAACAGTGTCAGCTTGCACTATCCATCACCATCTGAATGGAAAAGTACGCTACAAAGGCATAAAAACAGCAAGACATAATTTTGCCAAAACTTATGTGACAAAACCACAATCCTTCTGGGAGAATGtactgtggacagatgagacaaaagtaGAGCTTTTTGGTAAAGGACATCATGGcactgtttacaaaaaagaaatgatgaaagaaaaaagcacagCCCCTGCAGTCAATCATGGTGGAAGTTCAAAGATGTTTTGGGCTTCTAACACTGGATGCATTGACTGTGTGAAAGGTTTTATGAAAGCAAAGAATTTTCGGGCGCATTGTAGTGGCCAGTGTCAGAAAGCTACATCTCCACCAGGGGTCATGGGTCTTCCAccaggacaatgacccaaaaacacacttcaaaaagcACTCAGAAATGGTTACAAACAAAATGCTGAAGAGTCTTGAAATGGCCAGCAGTAAGTCCAGATCTGAATCCCATAGAACACATGTGGAGAGATTTCAAAACAGCAGTTGTAATCAGATAtgacttttcttctcttttttttttgtgtaaaataaacgagtaccaaaacatttgcaacTGCAAAAATCTTCTGAGAAATGGGTTGCATTTTTTTGACAGAATTGCAAGGGTGGCAATATTTTTGCAatgactgcatgtgtgtgtgtataaagtcaACTCCCAAAGATTTGCGTTTCAAACTCCCGActcggaaaatttgcgggttctcatttggaaccaaagtaacagcaagttgcgaattatcttaaaattcagAATCGGCAGttggaccgaatgttcagggaCGTAAGGAATAAGATTCTAAACTGTTTTCACTtacaaaattcataaaaaatttcaaacacattattttattaaagtgacataatgtctagataatatataaatatataaaccccAATCatggaataacattatgaccaacgagtgaataacactaattatctcttcgtcatggcatctgttagtgggtgggatatattaggcagaaagtaaacattttgtcctaaaAGTTGaagtgttagaagcaggaaaatgggTGTAAGGATTTAAGCGAATTTGACAAGTTTCagattgtgatggctagacgactggatcagcgcatttccaaaactgcagctcttgtgggctgttccgtgtctgcagtggtcagtatctatcaaacgtgttccaaggaaggaacagtggtaatcTGGGAACAGGGTCGTGGGTGGTCAATGCTCACTGATGCACgcgaggagcgaaggctggcccgtgtggtccaatccaacagatgagATAAAGTGgttcaaattg encodes the following:
- the mfsd13a gene encoding transmembrane protein 180; this encodes MGKMVWNCCLGASTAVLYGSLALFVSILHNVFLLYYVETFVSVYKIDKLSFWVGETVFLIWNSLNDPLFGWLSDRAFLSTQSGSQISSPEVVLKRLQSLSRNGPLFALSFLAFWVAWAHPGLQFLICLCLYDGFLTLVDLNHNALLADLAVSANERTRLNFHSSLFSALGSLSVFLSYFFWDKEDFWSFRLFCVALSALSVLGFAVVSRILRHRFQTEVQSLKKGENELLKELSVGQAPLAQTEKPVTLGEYLKQLSRHKNFMWFVSMNLVQVFHCHFNSNFFPLFLEHLLSDRISASTGSFLLGISYIAPHVNNLYFLTLCQKLGVYQVVRGLFLLKLGLSIAMLLAGADQVYLLCLFIASNRVFTEGTCKLLNLVITDLVDEDFVLNRRKQAASALLFGMVALVTKPGQTFAPLIGTWLLCVYTGYDIFEQTPLKDSAVAVSGTESSLPLRQGCFYLLVFVPISCALLQLLAWSRFTLHSRRLRGIKAMREGIQHPIDVKAI